GTGATGTTGTGTCTCATCGTCTTGGCCATGCATACCACGGAGAAGACCTTCTTCCACTCCGAAAACAGCCCTTTCTTCTCGCTTTGGGTCAGTGGATAGAGATAGAAGGACCGCTGCTCGAGCTGGTTGTGGCTGATCTCACTCGTCATGTGGTAGCAACCATCAATACCCTTGAGCTTCTGCTTGTTCTCTTCGGTAAACAGTGTCCTGGCGAATTCAGCGGCTTTGCCCTGGTTGCCCTTCAGGCCCCCTATATAGTCACCTTTTGACTCGGCAATGATGCCGATGGTCCTGGTCTGCATGTGCATGGCATCGAAGGTGACCACCGTGTCCTTGAGGTTCATCCTCGCGAGAAGCTTCTGGGCATGGGGGATTTCATTTGTCTTGGATTCTATCGCCTCGGAGAAGAGACAGGTTTCCGTATCCTGCTCATATATATTGAGGACCTGCAGGTCCTTGATCTCTTGCCCTGTCTCTGCCTTGCGTCCTGTGCCCCTGAGTTGCTTGCCATCCACCGACACTATCCTCTTGGGAGGGGTCGGCAGTTTCAGTGCCTTCCTGATTGCCGTATCCGAATTGTGCAATACGCTTACCAGCAATGCATTGAGCTCCTCGGCCCTGATGATGGAGAGGACCCTCCTGAATGTATCATGGCTGGGGATGGTCTCCTTGCCGAACAGGCGCCTGTAGAGCTTGGCGTTGCTCATCCAGAAATCCTGTGTGGACAGGCAGCTCTCAGACCCGGCCAGCGTGGCGAGAAACAGCATGAGGATGACCTCCCCAAGCGGGTAGACAGTCCGTCCCTGGACCCTGCAGTCGGGTACGTCCCCAAACAGTTTCAGTATCTTCTTCAGGATGCGGATCCTCGTCTCATTGCCTGCATCCTTTACCTTGATGGTGCTGGAAGACTGGAAATCCTCTATCTGCATCCTCAGTGTCTCAAACCTCATGATGGGAACCTCCAAGTTCAAACGGTATCGAATGCTTCGTGCCAAGATGCTTCAGCCGCCCGGGTATATCCGAAAGATGCCACCCCCCGTTCACATGCACGGCATACAGGCTTGAGGAAAGTGCAAGCATCTCAGCGAAATCAGGGCCAAGGCGGTCCCTCAGCTTCGACTCGACCTGTCGTCTCATGACGGGCAGGTATCGCCCCTCTGCCTCCGTCAGGACCCTGCCCAGGTCCATTCCCGGAAACAGGATGGAAAACCAGCTGCCTTCATAGCCAATCTGGTTCTCTTTGCCCTCCATGCCGAGGGCAGCCTTCACGAAAAGGACATCCGCATCGAGGCCGAGCCTCTTGGGATGCCTGGTCAGCACTCTGCATGAGGTTTCGACGATCTGGCAGAACCCATAGCGAAGGACCCTGATTGCAGGCTTGACCGGCGGTCTCGATGGCACAAGGCCTTCCTGTTCGGTGACAATGCCCAGGTATTCGTCACAGCGGAATACCGGGTAGCTCTTTCCCGGTACCCGCTCTGAATGGCCACGATACAGTGCGTAGCCATGTTTTGTCTTTTTCGTATAGATTCCCTTGGTCTTGTACTTGAGAACCCAATCAGGCGATGGGGGCATGGTGTGAATCTCCTGTATTAAGTGCAGTTTAATACCCTGTAAAAAGAAAAGCAAGAGAAAAAGTGGATCCACCCTTAAAAATGAGCTTCCCCTCAACTTTTTCATCTTGCTTGTATGCTTGCATCACAACAAGTTGTCATTCATTTCCAACTATTTGGTGCGTAACTCCTACAACTCAATTACATTTAGAGGGTTGGACCCAATGGTTTGATCTCAAAGAGTTTGTCATCATCCCAAAGCTCACAGGTCTTCTGGAGAGTCCAAAGACGTGCATCTTCCCCCACTTCCCCATTGGAGGTGATTGCCCAAGCGTCATAGGCAACTGGGTAGATGCTTCCAACCAAGGTAGCTTGGTTACTGTTGATCTCAAACTTACCCAACCCCTTCCCCGAGGCTACACTCCAGAAATAGCCATCATGCCAGGCGATGTCATTTCCAAGGGTGGTAGGCAAGGTAATTTTAGTAAAATTGGTAGGGTCATCGAAATCAATTCGATACAGCACAGATTGATCACGACTGGGCAGGAGAAGTTTCTCCCCATCATAGGTCAGGCCCATGGTTCCACCATCTTCAGCATTGGGAATATCAATGGAAGAATACTCTGTTACCATTTCACCATCAGAAATGTTCTCAGGCGAAGTAAAACGGTAGATTTTCTTCTCACTGAAATCATTGATGTAGAAGTACTGTCCATCATGGGTAAGCCCTCTGGGGTTTACAACCCAGTCTGTTCCCATCTTGGTCACTTCGGTGATGCCAATCTCATCAAATGCGATTCGGATGAAATCCAAGCCTTCCCCGAACTCCCCGTCGCCAATGCTGAATCGCCAGAGATAACCGTCGTAATAATGGAGAGCCCAGCCGAAGCCAAGATTCTCTCCTGCGCCCATTTTTCTGGTCACCTCACGAGTAGAATCAATTGCATCATACACATAGAGGTATTCATCTCCCTCAGTAGCAGGACGATAACCAAGATCATAGTCTGTTGGAACAGTGTAATCAAAACTTAGGCCAGCAGGTTCCGTAGAAACTTCAGTATTATTTGATTCAGTTATTTGAGTGATACTCTCATCATTCGGGGACTCCCCATCAGGATCTTCCGTGTTCAGTATTGGTACATTACCGATATTATAGAGTGTGTTATTTCGTACCGTTACTTCAGAGTTCATTCCAGCGGTAAGTGCATGCATATGGTAGTTTGCAAAGATATTACCTTCTACGATTCCCTCACTGTTTTCAAAGTGTACTCCTACATGACCATCTCTGAAGTAGTTGTTTTCTATAAGAACATTGGTATTGAACTGCTCAAGTGCAATCTCGTGATACCCATTCTGATACAGGGTGTTGTTGATGATCGTAGGAGAGGACTGCTCTGCATAGAGCCCCTCGGTATTATTCCAACGGATTACTGAGTTCGATATGGTAACGGAAGACTCAAACTGCTCTACCCCGATTTCTGCATACTCCACTACAGTGTAGTCAAGAATCGAGTCATTCGTATCTTCCAGCGTAATGCCAAACCAATCTCCGTTTATGGCATATTCATACCCTTCCCTCTCGTAGTCTGCAGTGAAGAAGATTTGCTCAGCTGGGGTTCCTTCTGCAATCAGGGTACCACCTGCTACCTGGAGGCCTCCTTTATCCAGATTTATATACCCACGGTCAGATTTGAATTTTACTATTGTCCCTGGTTCGATTGTTAGTGTTATACCTTGAGGGACCGTTACGTTATTAACCTGTACCACTCCTGACCAAGTAGTATTTTCAGATAGGTCTCCTTCCCATATATAATCCTCTGATATTTCATACTTTGTAGCAGTAATACTCATCGTGAGTACTTCTGTAACCTGTTGAGCTCCTCCTCCCTTGTTGATGTTGACCGTAAAGGTAAAGGAACCATTCACTCCATCTGGATCTTCTGTTGTTCCTTCTGTGGCTTCAATAAATTCTTCAGCAACTACAACAGCGGTCGTATCATAAAGGGCGTCTTCCAAGTCATTTATCAAAGCTTGAGCAGTAGCAATTGCCCCATCCATATCAGGAGCTTGTTCCTGTGTTGCAGTAAATGACTCTACGCTTTCTATCGCACTTCTTGCAGCAGCAATATCTTCATTATCCTTCGTTGCATCATAGGCATTTGCAGTTATGACCATAGTGAGTTCTTTTGTGGTAACAGGAGTACCTACTCCTTTACTAATGGTCACCGTGAAAGTATAGGAACCTTCAGTACCTTCTTGATTGGAAGGGCTGCCTTCTACTGCAGCGGTGAAAGTACCTGCATTAAGCAGAATCTCAGTATCATACAGTTCCTCACCTAGCTCATGTACCAGCGACTGAGCAGTGTTGATAGCACCCTCCTCATCCACTGCTGCCTCTTGGCCTACACCATACTCTTTTCCTTCAATGGCTCGCCTTGTGAGGTCGATATCTCTGTCATCTTCCGTTGCGTAGTAAGGATCAGCTGCGATCGTCATGGTTAATTCTGCGGTAATCTGGGGCTCCCCATTTCCCTTACTAATGCTGACAGCAAAAAGCAGAGAACCATCTGTTCCAGCAGGTTTATCAAAAGTACCTGCTGTAGGAGCAGTATAGGTAACGTTCGTGATTTCTCTCTCTGTTCCTTTAAGAGCATCTACTCCCAGTGTCTCAATGAATGATTCTACCTTCGCTAAAGCATCTATTTGGTCACCTGCTTCTTCTTGACTTACCTCGATAGGAAAGGATTCCTCAATTGCTTGCTTTGCCGTAAGGATATCAGCACTATCTCTTGCTGGATCATACTCCCGGGCAAAAATCGGCAAGGTAATAACTTCGGTAGAGGTGGATTGTTCTATTCCATTCTGAACAGTCACTGTGAACATGAGGAAACCATCGATTCCATCTGGATTTTCAGCATCACCAGCCACCGCAGCTGTGAATTCTTCTGTATTTATCTCAAAGGAAATATCGTCTCGTTGTTCAAGAACCACGTGGACAAGATTCTCAGCTTTTAGGGTCGCTATCTCTTGGTTTGAAACCTCATCTTGTACAGCTGAGTAGGTAGCATTTTCCAATAGCTCTTTTACTATAGTGACATCAGAAATGATGGAGATTGCTTTTTCCCCAATTACTCCAGAATCATCATTGGCTGCTACTTTTACTGTCACACTACCAACTTCTATGGGAGTAAGAAGACCACTTTGCTCGATAATCGCTCTACCGGTACCATTATCTACAGACCAAGTGAGCGAATCATCTGTGGCATTAGAGGGAGTGACTACAGCATGCAGCTGAAGGGTCTCCCCTTCAACTACGTAGTCAACATCACTGGATATGCTGATTTGCTCGACTGGAATAACCCTAGGAGTATCAGGACTACATGAGACCATGAACACCAAGCACAATAGACCGATGAAACCAAAAACACTTCTCATGTACATCTGACGAAACAGCAAAACATCCCCCTCTTAATCTTAACCGGGAAAAAAATTATCAATCAAAGATTAACCAACTATAGTATTTTCAGAGTCACCTCATTGTGACGGTAAGGAACCGGTTGACCTTCATCCTGCATATCATAGAACTTAGTTTCTCCATACAGTGTGAAGGTGCCTTTTCTTAATTCAGGCAAGATAAAAGTTTCCACCACATGCCATCCCGAATTACCAAGCTCATCAACTGATTTACTCCCTACAACCCTATCCAATGCTTCGCCATCCAGTTCCAATGTAAAGATTGTTTTTGAAATTAAAGCTTCTGCTTCATCATGACTTAATTCTACATTTTCTTTTCCCCTACTCATGATGATGGTATGCCCTCCACTTTGGTGCATGAGCCGGAAGGTAGAATCATTGTTACCACGCCCTGCCATTTCGTAGAAATACACAGTTTTTCCAAAATATGGAAACAGGTCACACCCGGTACCTAGGATCAATACGATTGCCAACAGCAGGTAAATGATTGGTTTCTTCATGGTAGGCTCCTTATACATTGCATACAATACTTACTGAATGTAAGGCATTATCCATATTTACCTTACCGCACCTTTTTTTCGAGTACAAGGAATCTGTTTTGTATCTCAGGCATTTTTCTCACTGCAATGTGTGGGTGGATGAGGTACACTAGGGGGTAACAACTCCAGAAAGGAGGAATGTATGGAACGAGAAACAATGATGATACCTATTCATACCCATAAGGGCGATTACAAGGTCTGGGTGCAGCGCTGTGACAACAACCCGAGCAAGAGACTATTGCTCTTACATGGTGGGCCTGGCATGAACCATGAATAATTCAAGAGCTTTGAAGAGTATTTCTCAGATAGTGACATCGAATACATTTATTATGATCAACTCGGGATTCACAACTCAGACAATCCTGCAGATCGTTCTTTCTGGACTATCGAGCGATTTGTCGATGAAGTAGACCAAGTAAGGAAAGCCTTAGGCTTGGGGCCGGACAATTTCTTCCTCCTTGGCCACTCCTGGGGTGGTGTCTTGGCAATGGAATATGCACTTGCTCACCCTGAGGCATTGAAGGGCCTGAACATAAGCAACATGATGGCTGACTGTGTTGCCTACCAAAGGTATGCTGATGATGTACTGGGACCACAGATGGATCCTGCAATACTGAAACGCATCAAGGAGCTGGAAGCAGCCGGTCAGTATGATAGTGAGGAGTACGAAGCCTTGTTGGTTCCCTACTACGAGCGCCATGTTCTGAGACGTCCAATGGATGAATGGCCACAGTGTGTGACTTCATCACTTAGCCATGCCAACCAGGACCTCTATGTCTATATGCAAGGCCCTAGTGAATTCGGAATTGCAGGTGTACTGGAGACCTGGGATAGGTCAAAAGACCTGAGGAAGATTACCATACCCACCCTGGTTATCGGCGCCGAGTATGACACCATGGACCCCTCGTATATGGAGTGGATGTGCAAACAGCTGCCGAAGGGTGAATACCTATACTGTCCAAATGCTGGGCATATGTCCATGTGGGATGACCCGGAAGGGTATCATGGTGGATTGAAACAGTTTATTAACAAGGTATAAGGAATTAAGCCTGCTGCAGAACAATGTGGCAGGCTTTTTTCATGAATCAAGAAGTGTAGACCTTAGATCTCGATAGTTACGTATCTGCATCTGTTAATGAAAAAATTGTGCTAAAAATTGAATGATTTGTGACGGCGCGTTTGAAAAAGCGGTTGTACACTAGAGGTAGGATGTTTAGACGGTACATGTCTCAATATCCTAGAAAGGAAGAAGAAACTTGAGCATTTTCTTTTAGAAAGAGTTGTGCTTCATGGTTCTCAGCAAAGGTTGTTTTTCTCAAAAGGGTTTTGTGTATTGCGAGCATGCAGGGAATGATTAATGCTCAAATATTATTGGTTTACTAGGTTATTTGAATAACCTAAAGAAAAATGGAGGACTATATGTTGAAAAAAGTAGCGGTATTTCTACTCATCTCGTTGATTCCGTTCACGCTGTTCGCAGCGGGTCAGCAGGAAGCTGCCAAAGAAGAAGGGCCAATCACCCTCTCCTATTTGGTTGCAAGTGGTAGTGACCAGTATCAGGCAAGAGCCGCAGCTGAAGGCTTTATGGCACTGAACCCTGATGTAAAGATTGAACTTGAGCTTCGCCCAGGTGGAAGTGATGGAGACAACATCACCAAGACACGTCTGGCAACCGGTGAAATGAATGACATGTTCTTCTACAATGCCGGCTCACTCTTACAGGCACTCAATCCAAGTGATACCTTGGTTGACCTTGCAGACGAGCCCTTCATGGACGTAGTTGACGAAGCTTTCAAGATGACCGTATCACAGGGTGATGCTGTCTATGGTGTACCAAACCAGACCGCAATGGGTGGTGGAATTCTCTACAACAAGAGAGTCTATGAAGAACTGGGACTGAGCATTCCCAAGACTTGGGCTGAGTTTGCAGCGAACAATGAAAAGATCAAGAAAGCAGGCATTACTCCTGTTATCGCCACCTTTGGTGATAGCTGGACCAGTCAGCTCTTTGTTCTTGCAGACTACTACAACGTGCAGGCTGAAGTTCCTGACTTCGCACAATTGTACACTGAGAACAAGATCAAGTACGCAA
This sequence is a window from uncultured Sphaerochaeta sp.. Protein-coding genes within it:
- a CDS encoding ISAs1 family transposase → MRFETLRMQIEDFQSSSTIKVKDAGNETRIRILKKILKLFGDVPDCRVQGRTVYPLGEVILMLFLATLAGSESCLSTQDFWMSNAKLYRRLFGKETIPSHDTFRRVLSIIRAEELNALLVSVLHNSDTAIRKALKLPTPPKRIVSVDGKQLRGTGRKAETGQEIKDLQVLNIYEQDTETCLFSEAIESKTNEIPHAQKLLARMNLKDTVVTFDAMHMQTRTIGIIAESKGDYIGGLKGNQGKAAEFARTLFTEENKQKLKGIDGCYHMTSEISHNQLEQRSFYLYPLTQSEKKGLFSEWKKVFSVVCMAKTMRHNITGKETEEIRYYLTSLKDIGDAAHCIRSHWMIENSLHWNLDTTFREDDMALSDRNAALNQSILNKACLSLYKKMSDLMGGTQKISKKRLRKIFGWNFNDAMSQALTLMDPATFAKSVEIIPRKTT
- a CDS encoding right-handed parallel beta-helix repeat-containing protein, which codes for MLFRQMYMRSVFGFIGLLCLVFMVSCSPDTPRVIPVEQISISSDVDYVVEGETLQLHAVVTPSNATDDSLTWSVDNGTGRAIIEQSGLLTPIEVGSVTVKVAANDDSGVIGEKAISIISDVTIVKELLENATYSAVQDEVSNQEIATLKAENLVHVVLEQRDDISFEINTEEFTAAVAGDAENPDGIDGFLMFTVTVQNGIEQSTSTEVITLPIFAREYDPARDSADILTAKQAIEESFPIEVSQEEAGDQIDALAKVESFIETLGVDALKGTEREITNVTYTAPTAGTFDKPAGTDGSLLFAVSISKGNGEPQITAELTMTIAADPYYATEDDRDIDLTRRAIEGKEYGVGQEAAVDEEGAINTAQSLVHELGEELYDTEILLNAGTFTAAVEGSPSNQEGTEGSYTFTVTISKGVGTPVTTKELTMVITANAYDATKDNEDIAAARSAIESVESFTATQEQAPDMDGAIATAQALINDLEDALYDTTAVVVAEEFIEATEGTTEDPDGVNGSFTFTVNINKGGGAQQVTEVLTMSITATKYEISEDYIWEGDLSENTTWSGVVQVNNVTVPQGITLTIEPGTIVKFKSDRGYINLDKGGLQVAGGTLIAEGTPAEQIFFTADYEREGYEYAINGDWFGITLEDTNDSILDYTVVEYAEIGVEQFESSVTISNSVIRWNNTEGLYAEQSSPTIINNTLYQNGYHEIALEQFNTNVLIENNYFRDGHVGVHFENSEGIVEGNIFANYHMHALTAGMNSEVTVRNNTLYNIGNVPILNTEDPDGESPNDESITQITESNNTEVSTEPAGLSFDYTVPTDYDLGYRPATEGDEYLYVYDAIDSTREVTRKMGAGENLGFGWALHYYDGYLWRFSIGDGEFGEGLDFIRIAFDEIGITEVTKMGTDWVVNPRGLTHDGQYFYINDFSEKKIYRFTSPENISDGEMVTEYSSIDIPNAEDGGTMGLTYDGEKLLLPSRDQSVLYRIDFDDPTNFTKITLPTTLGNDIAWHDGYFWSVASGKGLGKFEINSNQATLVGSIYPVAYDAWAITSNGEVGEDARLWTLQKTCELWDDDKLFEIKPLGPTL
- a CDS encoding ABC transporter substrate-binding protein, whose product is MLKKVAVFLLISLIPFTLFAAGQQEAAKEEGPITLSYLVASGSDQYQARAAAEGFMALNPDVKIELELRPGGSDGDNITKTRLATGEMNDMFFYNAGSLLQALNPSDTLVDLADEPFMDVVDEAFKMTVSQGDAVYGVPNQTAMGGGILYNKRVYEELGLSIPKTWAEFAANNEKIKKAGITPVIATFGDSWTSQLFVLADYYNVQAEVPDFAQLYTENKIKYANTPAAIKGFEHLKEAYDKGWYQSGYATAKYDQGLEMLANGKGAHYPMLSMALGNITSNWPDKAEDIGFFAQPGQSADKNGATIWMLSANYVPQTTTGAKLEAVKRFLAYTVSPEGIADMNKEIPPSGPYLVIGAELPEDVLPAVKDISGYIDSGNSAPALEFLSPVKGPRLEQFCVAVGTGQMSPMDAAVNYDKDVANQAKQLGLAGW